The Glycine soja cultivar W05 chromosome 19, ASM419377v2, whole genome shotgun sequence genomic sequence ATATGAGACTTCCTCACACTTATATttcaacatttattattatcctaccttattttttagttgaataggatatctcttttttcattcattaataTCAACATAGGAAAATGAGGTGATATACACTTAATTTATAGATGTATATACTAGTGAGAGATAAGGGAGGAacaaaaagaagtaaaagataTGATACATGCTGAAATGTGTTTAAAATATAGTTCTTCCTATTCCACTCATTTTGAATTAGGGGAGATGTAAGTAGAGAGTAGGAATATTAAAATGGAATTATAATGTTGTCCAAAACAAATTTTTACACAAGTATTTGATAAAGAGTAatgttattttcatttgatattcctataactattttaataagAGAATatgtaaactaaaataaataatatgataaagaAAACGGTAGGGGAAAAAAATAGGAATGTGTGGATGATAAATCTAAATCATATGCTGccaaaaaaaatctaatcatATAATGATACatagataaattaaataagattaagttaataatcatataatcaattaaaaaaaagtgtgtacatgagaaaatatttgtatataaaaataaaaaataaatattgatcatttatcatgaataattaatattaaaatatgtgtatatattaaaatttattgatttttcattGATAATTATGTTTTCTTGTTCCGTCTGTAATGGAACCGCCCCCAATTATTAATACCCCACTATTCAGTCCTGatcctaaattttaaatacttaacaTTTTTTTGGGGGGTACTTAAGGACATATGCAATGTCGCTTGATTTGCTAAGCGATGATGTAACTTATGCAAGAGTTTTGACACTTGTGCAtttctattataatttaaaatgctATGTTAGTTGTTACATCCCTTTATTTAGACgtatttgttcaattttgttcCGTAAGATTAATGGTACATGTAGCAGATACTTTGCACCACATGCAGAgtatttttctcttccttccttCAATCGGAACCAAATATTCAAAACGCAAACATTTCATAGTTCACCCGAGCGAGTGGATTGCAACTAATCAATCATTATCGTCTATAGTAAATAAAAGATTCCATACccctaaataatttacaatcaTTCGTTTTTTCCATCATCAAGTGTATATAATGCATTTAAAAATTTGAGCTacgtaattatattatatagttttcttggaaatataataaaactttCCACGTAACTCTTAATTGTAAATTGTCTTTGTCTAAAGGAATCTCTTCGAGCAAGATCTCTTCTCAATAAGGTTGGACTCAAAAGAAGTTGAGAAATGCAACTTGCAAATCAATCATGCATGTGTTTTGGGAAGAGAAACACTCAGCAACTTGGTCAACTAACTAAAGTATATCTGGATTTAAGTTCGCGTTGTGATTGCAGGTTCGTGTTGCAGAGCCACATTTCCCAAATCTAGTTTCTATTGATTTAGTATTGTTTGATTTAAggaaaaaatcttataaaacttTATTATCCATGCCACGGAACTATTTATATTCAACAATTTAACAACgcatataaatattttctgaaaatataattaatttgttattactATCTGATGAGAGAGATTCTCAAAGTACTATATACGACCCTGACATATTGCTGGTTCAGTAAAACTgaactataattttaaaataaagtcttattttaaattttatagatataaaaaaaaacgtgAGTGAGAGATAACAAGCAAACATGCCAAAAATGCTATTCATATTTAACCATATTTTGAGAGCATCATTGTTtacttttatcttatcttattacAAGAGATACATGGTTTGGTTGTTCCCCAAGTAACATTATATTTGAAAGAATACTTAAACGAATAATAATTTATTCGCAATtctagaaaaactaaaataaggACACAACTTTAATTGATCTACTTAAAGGTTCACTCATTGTTAACATCGattcataatttcataaaatgctacatataaaaaatattgaaagatgtACTTGTGCTCGGCACTCCAATTTCAATAAGGTACATGAAGAAACAACTTTTAATCCGATCAAACGTGTTGCACTTAAAAATAGAAGCTCGATTCAATATGGAAATTGTCAAATTTTATGATTATCAAGTGCAATcctaaagattcaaactaacgGTGTATGTTTGAATTAGCCTGTTTTTATGTTCAAAACAGATAACTAAAACATCCAAGTACACTAGAAATTCTTTAAATTAATGCCtagtaaattaataaactttataaaataataaatttatccgaTTTCGACTTGGatcaatgtaaaaaattgaaaaactcgataaaataataagataataatttttcgtGAGATCCCTTTATAATTTTCGGTTCCAAGAAAATCatcaattaataattcatagaaactgaaaaaatatattacactattaaaatatgatttaatagTTGTCTGTTTTCCTTTAAAGTTCAAGTCTATTGGAAGTTCATCTCTAACTTTTCTTATTGCATCCAATAGCTCAGgtgttatatttttgtattgtatCATAAAGTTGTGAAGAGTGTTCGACGCCATAAGTGCTTCCTTTTGCGTAACAGGCTCCAAAGACACCGTATCATCTTCGTTGTCATCCTCTGCATTGTTCTCAATGATAATACCCACAATATCTTCTAAACTCCGAACCTCCGAACATGCTTCATTTTCACCTGGGTAGTTCATTAGATTGTCGATATTCATCTTATCACGATAGCCACATTGATTGATCATAGTCTCGAGGTCTTGAGTTTCTTCATCAAAAGTGGATTCATCCAAATTTCTTGCAACGTCACTAGCTGAACGAATTTTACAGTGTCGAAAGCAATTCCCTATTGTTTCTTTTCGAACATCTATCGTCCAAGCTGAGATTGCCAAATTGATAGCATCAAGGACATTTATCTTCCCTGGATCAGATTGTCCCACCTCATAACCTTCCAATATTTTGCGATAAAACCTTCTACGGTAATGCATCTTATGCATCTTGAAAGCTCTTATTATCCCAACATCGCAAGGTTGAATCTTTGATGTCATGTTGGGTGGCAAGAAGAACAACTCAACGTTTCTTAGCCCTTCAATATTTCTTGGATGTGTTGGACAATTATCCACCACAAGTAGAACTCTTCTACCATGCATCATTTGGTCAAATGAACAAACATATTCATCAAAAAGCACACTAGTCATCCATGCTTTTTTGTTAGCTCGATACTGACAATCCAAGCTATTTATGTTGACATTCTTGAAGCAACGAGGCTTTGCATATTTTCCAATAATCCATAGAGAGATTTTTTCAAAGCTATCTTCATTGCAACAAATAACTATCGTCAGCCTTTCTTTATCTTGTTTTCTTCCTTAAAGTTGTTTTGTTGCCAGTGAATGATCAGCTTGTAGCCTATAAAGCAACCCAGTTTCATCCATATTGAAAACATCTTTCATAGGAAACTGATCAATTTTCTCCCGAATCGATACCAATTTCTGCTCCATGTCTTGTACATCAACAGACCCCTCTCGCCAAAACGACGAAATGACTTTATGCCATGTTGGTGCTTGAATTTCCCAAGCCATCTTATAGAAAAGTTAAAATCTGAATCATCATGAGGGTACATGAGTTTCATTGTATCTCTTGCCTTCTGCAAAATTAATTCTCCTGTGATATTCACACGTTCTTGATGCTGGAGAAACCACTCATAAACAACCTTCTCCATGTCAAGATATTTTGCTGGTTTGTGTCTTTTGATTTTTGCTCTTCCCTTTTCTATTTCAGCAAAAAGATAGTCATATGACTGCTTAAGTGTGTTTGATATTGTTCCTTGACTTACTTTCAACTCAAATTTTCCCTTAAGTCATCTCTACAAGTCTTTTTGTGTGCTTGCAGGATTATCTCTCTTGTACTCACACAACTCCTTACGTATTTGATCTGATATAGTTGATTTTACAACACCTTTTAGATGAGAAGCCATCTTGTGAGATATGATTTGAATACTCTAACATATTcatgtaatttatatatgtcaAACTTGCTTAAGAATATATTGAACACATTTGTTGCTCTTGTTTAGATTTACTGTACTTCAAAAATCATTATTGATTTCCCATGCATATGAACACAGTAGTTACTAATTTACGTTGAGTCCCAAGGTTCGTTACAACGTAATTCTAAGAGACAtagactaatttatttttttgtttggtatgtatagtataattatttaaaaactctttaaattaataattattaatttatcgataaattaataactctctaaattaataaatttttccggtcctgacattattaatttatagaattttaactgtagttaaataatatttttttaattttggactAATGTGATTGACAAATTACTCTTTCAGCGAcatatttgaaattttcttaGTTTCATGCATTAATGCGAGTGTTAATACCAAAATGGTAGTTTActcggaaaaaaaaaacgagGTGTAAGGTTAACATATTTTGTACAGGAAGCTCCCGCTGAGGAGGCCACGGAAATACAGAGATTGTTCAATGAGCCTGTAATGAAAGCAATTGCTAATTAATCAACCGACAATTAAACAGAATTGAATTGAATGAGAAAATCTTATATAGGGAAGGAAAGTGACGAACCTATTGCGATGTGCCTGAACTTTAATCGCCGGAAAAGTGAGAATCATAGGGAGATCCCAAGCGAGGATATCAGTGTTGGACACGAGAATCTCGTCGTTTAGGGTTTCCGTTGTTTCAATCGGATCAGTGTTAGTGCAAAGCAGGATAACGAGTTCGTCATCGTCGTCTGAGACCTCCATGGAGAGTAGGCAGTCAGCCACTTCGGTGGTGCTGTTTGGTTTGTTGTAAAGAAACTTAAATGAAACACGTAACGTTGCCGCCATAAATAAAATCGCAGTTTATTTTGGTAGGAAAGCAGAGTTTATTTAACAATCAGCACAAGTATGAactaatggataaaaataaataaatacctcCAAGATCCAGTTCGGTAGATGACTGGTTTGTTAAACATGctgagagaaatttaatttcatacTGATGggtgtgaaaaagaaaaagattttgttagaaaaagaaaattcatttaGATGACCACGAAAGTTTAGTCTCATGATTTTTAGTTATAGAATATcttacttcaaaaaaaaaactatctatGTTTATTTAgatgagttaaaaaaattaaaaataaatattatattgattaaaaaataaatttaacacaatAATTAAATCTTCtgctataattattttcttaatataaaatcgtttattatttcttttttgttatggtttttttaagaaaactaaaaaaaaaaaacaaggttcCTTCCAAGCTTCACACCTACTAGGAACAGAATTCATGTGTGGAGTAAGATGAAGTTAGATCTTTTCTCTCAATAACCTAGCTTTCTATTCACCCTGGCTTGTTTGATCCTATGCATTTCATTTCTTTGTAATTCATTGCAAATAAATGATGCGCCAATTTCTTTGTAATTTATGAATATAGGAAATTATTAGAAACATTCCAACTAGCTCTTGAGATCTTGTCTTATTGACAACGGAGATTTGAAGCTCTACCGCtatcatttttctatttaaggttagaatttttattttttttcaaaccttaaagtgaaacaaaaaatgGTGACTAAAAATTTGGCTACCTGCTCTATTCAATGAACTTTGATAAGCAATTGCATCTCAGGACTCATGTAACGGAAAGGATCTAATTCTGTCTCTCAATCCATTCGAGTCTCACGTTAATGTAGCAGAATCTCCTATTGCCCTCTAGACAAGGCACAGGaaatgggatttttttttattctcggGAATATTTGTTTTTCCAGATTGTGATTATTAACCGTCAAGTTGCCATATAACATGAACCTCCTAGTGCCTAACTTCCTAATGCAAGATACCATGATACAAAACTTATTTGCAACATAGACTATTCGGCTTTAGGCTTACATATAAGATACATCTTGACACCGACATGGAGCCATAAATATTGGGAATCCATAACATGAATGCCATTCCTGATAGAAAGCAATGTCTTCAAAACAACTCGAATTCTACATGCTCTCCTACTTTACACTCTAAGTACTTAGCACCCTTGCACTGCGAGTTCATCATGTCTGAAACTCCAAAATCATAGAAGTCTGGAAGTTCTGGAGGCATAGCGCAGCGAATTAAGGCCCAGTTAAGGCCCTCGAAGAAGGGATGCTGTTTAATCTCGGCAGCCCCTTTCTCTGAACCCAAACGGTTTTCAGGCTCTTTAACCAACAACCCTCTTATCAGATCCTTTGCTTGGAAACTAACATTTGGGTGCTCGGGGAATCGAAGACCCAGCAACACTACGTTGGCCAATGTTTCTTCATTGTTTGAACCTTTAAAGGGTGTTCTGCCGTACAAAAGTTCGTAGAGAAAAACTCCAAATGTCCACCAGTCAACTGCAGCTCCATGTCCCTCTTCTTTGATGATCTCAGGAGCCAAGTATTCATGTGTGCCAACAAATGAGTTTGATCTTGCATCTGTGGGCTCGGCCACAAGCTGTGGCAATGATCTGACCTGGGCTGCAAGATCAACTTTTAGTTTCCTTGCTTTTGCAGCGGTGGGTAGCAATCTTGGGCTGAAGCATGGAACTTGACAAGATGGTTCAATGCAGAATGGCTCAATGCAACTTGCTTGTGCACTTAAACCAGAGATTTTTGCAGGGTCAACATCAGATGATTTCAGAAGCATTGGGTTAACAGCACACCTCAGGGACAGATCAAAATCTGTGAGCATAATGTGGCCATCTTCCCGAACAAGAATGTTTTCGGGTTTCAAATCACGGTAAACAACTCCAAGCATGTGCAAGTACTCCAAAGCAAGGAGAACTTCAGCAACATAAAACCTGCATGATAATAAGTAATTCAAACAATATCTCCTTTGTCAATGCTAAAGAAAGGGCAATCAATAACAGAGGGCAGGCTAGCGGAGAGTACTGCAAGGTTTTAGAAATACAGGGTACAGTGGCAGTAAGAGGCTGAAGATTTAGTATGTGACGTACATTGCACAGCCAAGTTGCACAACAGCAGACAGAGAACATAGCAGTAAAAGCCTTGTTAAACATGAAGCACAATCAAAGTGAAAAAAACTACTAACTTTATTTCATAACTAGTATGATATACAGGGAAATAGATTCTACTGGTTAAACAAGCCGCTACGATGCAGAAGTGTTCTTAATTTATGCAGCAACTTAAATTCATAAGAATCATATTCACTATAGTGCAGCAATAAAGTATATACAATGCAGAAGAAACATGTGAAAAACCTATTGAATACACCAGATAATAACATACATGCACAACAAAACGAGAATGAGCACAAGCACTGCAAGAATAATTAAGCAAAATTAGATATATTTGTTTATACCAGGAAATACTTGAGCAGTTGAGACATCTTATCATTTATTGCACCTCTAAAATTTATTAGGTGGGTGGTTGCTTATAACTTCAGACCAGACAGAAAATAAAATGCTAAAATATCGCTAGACACTTGCTCTTGGTATCTTACCTTGCTGCTGGCTCCGAGAAATATCTACCAAGCTGCTTCTGCCGTAGAACATGAAGATCTCCACCTGGACAATACTCCATGACCAGACACGATAGATTATCTGATGTAAATTGTGCATACATTGTGGGAAGAAAAGGATGATCCAGGATCCTTAATATTTCTCTTTCAGTTTGAGCCCTAggcatcttctttcttctttctaaaAATTCATTGTCCATGACCTTAATAGCAAACAAGCAGCTAGTGCCAATTAGTTCCGCAAGATATACAGTGCCAATGTCTCCACaaccaagtttctttaaaaGATTGAAGTGTCTCAAGCCCAAGACTCCATGCTGCACTTGAGCATGTCGTATGGCTGCCCACCTGACATCCTTTGACATGTGAGGCCTAGTGCTACGACTTGAACCACTCACATTGCTCTCATCACTAGTACTTGTACTACTGCTGTACTCACCTTGACTACTCTTTGAACTTTGTGAAAATTCAATTTGCTCTTTCAACTTGGTGTTCTTCACTTTTGCAACTGTTTTGCTTTTATTAACACTACTTGACACCAAACCAGGTTTATTTGAACCAGAGTGCACATTACTCAAGTTTACTCCGTTTTCAGGACTGGTAGAGTCTAATGCCACAATATCTTGGTTTTTTTCTTCACTAGTATTTTCCAAAGCACACCTACATCTCTCACAAATTAGCCGAGGTGTACCAGGAACAGGCTTATTAACTTCATTGGGCGTAGGACCACATAAAGTAGAGCATGAATCctccttttgtttcttcttaCTCAGATTCTTGTTCTTGATGACCGATTTAACAGTCCAGGGGGCATGGCGTGGCGGTTTGTTAACTCTGTTGCCATTTACAGCATTAGATGAAGATACTGTTTGCAACCTACCTTTCTTCCCAGTATTTGATACAGATGTTTTATTTCCCAACTTTTTAGGGGAAGAAGCATTTTTGGGCACCTCTGATTTGCATCCAGATGTATTATAAAGAGAGGGAGAAGAGGCAGATGCTTGTTCTTCTGTTTCAACAGGTACCACTCGTTGTGATTGAATCCCAACTTTACTTGACGAGCCTGCCAAATCACTTTGTATCAATGAAGTCCCAGCATCATATTTAGTAGTTGCAACAGCAATTTCCCGAGAAGAATGAATGTTTCGGCTCAACAATGCAATTTGGGAAGATTGAGAGGTTTTCTCCAAGGAAAGGGATTTGCCTTTTTCTGGCACTAGAGATATTTCAATTTGACGCCCATTGCTCTCAACAAAGGAAGACCCAGATCGACTGGTTTCAGCTACAACTGAATTGTACAATGTCTGTATCTTCCCAACTTCAGATAATCTTGGAGAAGCTGTTGTTGACTTTGATAATCGTTTCATAGCAGCCATTTCGGATGCTTTAGATATACAAAGGTCTCTTAATGCTTGCTTCAAATTAGCGGGCTCAGAAGTCCCAACTCTTGGGGACCGTGGAATACCCATTGTAATTGGTTTTTTTAATGCACTTTTCAGCCTAGGACTTGTACCATCTTGGAAAAGGCTCAAATCCCTTGATGAAGATTTAAGAGCAATTGATTCAAAAAGCTTGTTGATATCATCATCTAGATCATCCTTGTATCCCAATTTCAGCACCGAAAATTTCTGATTTTTCTCAGACGTGCTACACTCAGAACTGGACTGATAAACCCCAGGAGCTTTCCTTGTATTTAGCTCTTCCTCCCTTGCTTCAACTATTTCACAAGTGCCAGAGAATGAACCCATTACAAGACAAACTGCTCAGCTAACTTGACTTTCTCATAGTAGAGGTAACACATAAACGTTGATTCTCAGTTATCAAGTCACTACACACTAGTTCATTTCACGTATTGTGTATCAGACACCATAAGATCACAATTCAAGGAAAGAGAGCCCAGCATCCAAACCATTCTTTGGTCAAATCAAAATTGAAGTCTGAATGGTACATCCACTCTTTTTACCAGCTATATGCCATTTGAAACCCTGCTATAATGGCCAACATTTAAAAGCATCAGAataccaaaaatataatatgaaaaatgtaatttaagtAAGAAACAGGGAAGAAAACTAAGTTAACAGATAATGTGAggcttaccaaaaaaaaaaaaaacagataaagTGAGATCGAAATtagtatataaagaaacttattACTTAACCTCCCTTAATcccattattttctctttcccttgattttcttttcattcctccACCTCCCAACTCCCACAAATACCCTCCCCAACCAAACAAACCCAAATAAGCAAACAATTAGGACCAAATAACAATATATTCAAGTTGAGATAAACACGACAATTTTTGTTgccatttataattttttatgcaaatgcTTCTGTTCATAAAAACATTTCTTACTAATTGTACGCCACACTCAAGTAGAAATACCCAAATCAAGGTCCTTTGCTATTCTTTAAACCATTTAAGCCATCCCTCAACCCCCAACCCCTAAAAAAACGAAATAAAGGGAGAGGGAACCATTCTCTTGTCTTTAAGTGTTCGTGCAATTAATCATTCAACAGATCAGGAGAAATGCAGAGCCAGGCGAAGCCGTAACCCGGTTTTTTTGTCATTGTCCATAAGCACATTACCCTAGCACGAAAGGAAGGGGTGGTCCTACGAATTTAGGATCCATCTCCTTCCCCAAAAACTGGTCCCAATACCAAAACTCaccaaaagaattaaaaataaaataaaatattcatacaCACATAGGTGGCTCGTGGTTGAATAAGAATTCAAATCCAGTTTTTCATATACTAAAATCCAGAGCAGCTGAAAAGTAAAACAACTCAAACcgcaaaagagaaagaaaaaaagttgaaatctGAGTTCAGAGTTGCAGAAATGTACGGTATAAACAAACAGTGTtaccagagagagagagagagtgttgTACATATGCATACGTATTGGTTCAATGAGGTAACATTAAAATGAAGCAAACACGGTGCGATCGGAAACGGAAGCATAGCTGCAAGTGGAAGCAAAGGTGAAGAGAGAATGGTACATTGACGCAGCAGCTTCaactgaaaagaagaaaaaccctAATAAACGCGACTTGAAGGCACGGAGGAACAATATATGGTTATAGAGAGAGATGCAGAACAGAACGTAGTAGGGAGTAGTAATATGCTTCTGTTCCGTTTTCAACAATGGCAGGCACTGATTGCTTTGTCCAGACAGGACCCCACCCATGCtacaataaaatgaaaattccaAAGTGTAAATACTATACTTACATAAATTCTTCATTTATGAAACCGAAAATGTTGAAAAGACACATGGGAGGAGTATAATAATAAGGGTATGGTGGGGATTTAAAATTGAAGGCTTCCCATCCCATGCTTCTTTTGGGTGAGCCCTTATTTAAAGGCAAATTTTAAGATGATAAAAAGttatactaatatttttgtgtttttttataataaatatttttcatttttaatcagtgtcttaaatatattagttaataagattcttatttaaataataatatcttaCTTCTCGGATTTTGTCTTTTCGTACAATTTTATTGAATCTGAGATACTCCTTGCATTGCAtagtttgaaaaataaaataaaacgaaaTTCATAGTCTCCGATGTGGTTCATTTAACGAATAACTTTGTTGAAAATGTACGACGCGTAATTTATTGAGCTGgctcttaaattaaatttggatgTTACTCATGGGACTAATTTATTGATGTCGTGAACATGTTTCATACCCTGTTATGTACGCGTAGGATATTAAGCAATGCCTTCTCGTTGGATTTAAGCAATGCCAATGCGTtggtttaaattaattaaacaaaattcagTGTTGGAAAGGAAAGCCGCAAGGTAGTTTCAATTCAAAGAGAAATGATGAGAAGGCAATTTGCAGTCAAATGAGAAATGAAAAGCTGTAAAGAAGAAGGTTTTCGGTTTTCCCAAGGAAAAACTGAATCATCCTGTTAATCATGCTGCTCCCCATACTTACTTCTTTTGTATTGTGACTCTAGATTCCAGAatcttaaaattacaaaacacaTTGTCATAGCCATAAGTCTTATTTCATAGTAATGCTAAATCCTTTGATATATAAGATTATCAATATGTCAAATTAACTAGTTAATTCTTATAAGTTTAtgaattcatttattatttatgaattaatttgtGTATAAATATGAGATAAActtgataaattttaagtaaatttgaTAAACTCTTTGAGTTTATCACCTAATCAATCACTcagtaagttaaaaaaaaattgatcaaaatctaactcattttttgttattttttatttgtttgatattcaacatatttttgtttaatgtgttgTCCCTGAATCGAAAAATCATTACCTATAATAACATCAAATCATTGATGAGAATGTTCTATCACTATTATAACATCTGCaaattattatctaataatgatgcattactagacttgattatttaaatattatgaattttataatttattaatttactttattatattgttaaaatgtttagatatattatttataagtattttattaatattttttatatgaagtaaacTCTTATGAATTTACaagttaaatttataaaactcttgaaattctatgtaaattttgaagtttgataatgacatatttaaatatatagacCATTTTAAGTGTACA encodes the following:
- the LOC114397921 gene encoding serine/threonine-protein kinase D6PKL1-like, coding for MGSFSGTCEIVEAREEELNTRKAPGVYQSSSECSTSEKNQKFSVLKLGYKDDLDDDINKLFESIALKSSSRDLSLFQDGTSPRLKSALKKPITMGIPRSPRVGTSEPANLKQALRDLCISKASEMAAMKRLSKSTTASPRLSEVGKIQTLYNSVVAETSRSGSSFVESNGRQIEISLVPEKGKSLSLEKTSQSSQIALLSRNIHSSREIAVATTKYDAGTSLIQSDLAGSSSKVGIQSQRVVPVETEEQASASSPSLYNTSGCKSEVPKNASSPKKLGNKTSVSNTGKKGRLQTVSSSNAVNGNRVNKPPRHAPWTVKSVIKNKNLSKKKQKEDSCSTLCGPTPNEVNKPVPGTPRLICERCRCALENTSEEKNQDIVALDSTSPENGVNLSNVHSGSNKPGLVSSSVNKSKTVAKVKNTKLKEQIEFSQSSKSSQGEYSSSTSTSDESNVSGSSRSTRPHMSKDVRWAAIRHAQVQHGVLGLRHFNLLKKLGCGDIGTVYLAELIGTSCLFAIKVMDNEFLERRKKMPRAQTEREILRILDHPFLPTMYAQFTSDNLSCLVMEYCPGGDLHVLRQKQLGRYFSEPAARFYVAEVLLALEYLHMLGVVYRDLKPENILVREDGHIMLTDFDLSLRCAVNPMLLKSSDVDPAKISGLSAQASCIEPFCIEPSCQVPCFSPRLLPTAAKARKLKVDLAAQVRSLPQLVAEPTDARSNSFVGTHEYLAPEIIKEEGHGAAVDWWTFGVFLYELLYGRTPFKGSNNEETLANVVLLGLRFPEHPNVSFQAKDLIRGLLVKEPENRLGSEKGAAEIKQHPFFEGLNWALIRCAMPPELPDFYDFGVSDMMNSQCKGAKYLECKVGEHVEFELF